A window of the Salvelinus fontinalis isolate EN_2023a chromosome 26, ASM2944872v1, whole genome shotgun sequence genome harbors these coding sequences:
- the LOC129823943 gene encoding protein FAM110B-like, producing the protein MPTETLPSLADSKPTCPGAAFVSAVPLRILNKGPEYFRRQVETNPKRLSAVERLEADKSKYVKSQEVINAKQEPVKPQLLAKPPVCPAVAKRGANGGGCGGVALKTFNNNSKSDTCATTSKRENLNLEILKNLLNSSGSVSEGHAKSATLKPGARSLAPHRSTPTPTTDFTEPTSLRSVAKSLKVPPPAPGRRSPQGGNLNLSRRLLEERGEGNHSPLHASHSSSDIRRLCNGKPLRAARSSSSSAPPLPPKPSTKVLAPLCDNALQAPEREPAPPSSATPDEQLELELGSSLARRPSLHRSKSDLSDRYARAGADVERFFNYCGLDPEELESVGVESFARANSDIISLNFRSASMISSDCDQSRHSNEDMTDEEEDVSERVPYGISAVERNARVIKWLYSIKQARESQKVSHV; encoded by the coding sequence ATGCCCACCGAGACCCTGCCGTCGCTGGCAGATAGCAAACCCACCTGCCCCGGGGCGGCCTTTGTCTCCGCTGTCCCCCTACGCATACTCAACAAGGGACCCGAGTACTTCCGGCGCCAGGTGGAGACCAACCCTAAGCGGCTGAGCGCCGTGGAGCGGCTGGAGGCGGACAAGTCCAAGTACGTGAAGAGCCAGGAGGTCATCAACGCCAAGCAGGAGCCTGTCAAGCCCCAGCTGCTGGCCAAGCCACCTGTCTGCCCCGCCGTGGCCAAGAGAGGGGCGAATGGTGGCGGTTGTGGTGGGGTAGCCCTCAAGACATTCAATAACAACTCCAAGTCGGACACGTGCGCCACCACCAGCAAACGGGAGAACCTTAACCTGGAGATCCTCAAGAACCTCCTGAACAGCTCCGGCTCGGTCTCTGAGGGCCACGCTAAGAGCGCTACTTTAAAGCCTGGGGCCAGGAGCTTGGCCCCCCACCGCTCCACCCCCACACCCACCACAGACTTCACTGAGCCCACCAGCCTCCGTTCCGTTGCCAAGTCCCTCAAGGTGCCTCCGCCTGCACCCGGCCGACGGAGCCCCCAGGGGGGAAACCTGAACCTCAGCCGCCGGCTGCTGGAGGAGCGGGGCGAGGGCAATCACTCACCCCTCCACGCCTCCCACAGCTCCTCTGACATCCGCAGGCTGTGCAACGGTAAGCCTCTAAGGGCGGCCCGAAGCAGTAGCAGCTCCGCACCTCCCTTACCCCCCAAGCCCAGTACCAAAGTCCTGGCCCCCCTCTGCGACAATGCCCTTCAGGCCCCTGAGAGGGAGCCTGCGCCGCCCTCCTCTGCCACCCCAGATGAGCAGTTGGAGCTAGAGTTGGGGAGCTCGTTGGCCCGCCGGCCCTCTCTGCACCGCTCCAAGTCGGACCTGAGCGACCGGTATGCGCGAGCAGGCGCCGACGTGGAACGCTTCTTTAACTACTGTGGCCTGGACCCTGAGGAGCTGGAGAGCGTGGGCGTGGAGAGCTTTGCCCGCGCCAACTCCGACATAATCTCCCTCAACTTCCGCAGCGCTAGCATGATCAGCTCGGACTGTGACCAATCACGGCATAGCAACGAGGACATGacggacgaggaggaagacgtgAGCGAACGCGTGCCGTACGGAATCTCGGCGGTGGAACGAAACGCCCGCGTCATCAAATGGCTGTACAGCATCAAACAGGCACGCGAGTCGCAGAAAGTGTCTCATGTCTAA